The DNA sequence TCGTGCATCGCGACCACGGGAACCATGTCGCGCAGATGATAGCCGGTCAAACCAAGCTCCGGCAGCACAAGCATCTGAACTCCCTTTTCCTTTGCCCTGCCGATGTACTCCTCGACAATAGCAAGGTTTCTCTCGATGTTGCCCAGTGTCGGCTTGATTTGTCCTACGCCTATCCTGATCTTTGCCATAATTCCACAAATGCACAAGCAGTAATGACATTGTAGAAAGGGAAGGCCGAATATTTCGATTGCCGGACGCAGATTCCCCCGAAATCATCCGTTAGAATCTAGCATAAGCCGGCGTGAGTGTCAATTTTCTGAGGTTATTTAATAATTCTGAGGATGAAGCCCCACGCGTTCAGCCAGAAAAAGGCGGGCGTGAAATATTCCTGCTGAATGCCGGAAAAGCCGATCTCGTTCACGACGCCAACGAGTTCTTGTGGTGAATAACACTTCGGATCGCCAAACGGGCGAAACAGGAAATTATTGAGCGCGGTCTTCCTCGACATGAAAACGTACATGCGGCCGCCGCTCTTTAACGTGCGCCCCAGCGACACAAACCCATCTTTGATGTTCGGCACATACTCGAGCATGGCCGCCGTCAGGATCAGATCGAAATATTCGTCCGGATACGACA is a window from the Candidatus Abyssobacteria bacterium SURF_5 genome containing:
- a CDS encoding methyltransferase domain-containing protein codes for the protein MNMAEIVYDESTSLRYRIFVNCFLYPQGMRSFVFRKIDVRDGEKILDAGCGFGLLSKAIADKAAREGSSEIKQHAFDISPQMLSLFRSRCSFPVDMRQGDVRHLSYPDEYFDLILTAAMLEYVPNIKDGFVSLGRTLKSGGRMYVFMSRKTALNNFLFRPFGDPKCYSPQELVGVVNEIGFSGIQQEYFTPAFFWLNAWGFILRIIK